A segment of the Nitrosopumilaceae archaeon genome:
TGTAGTGTATTGATTTCCTTCATATCCAAATAATTTGATTTTGCCTTGATAATTTTGCAATCCAAGAATAGCTCTAAACAGAGTGGTTTTACCTGCGCCATTTGGTCCAACAATACCTAGTAGATCTCCCTCTTGAACACTAAAACTGATCTTGTTTACTGCTAGAGCTCCATTATGACCTACCGAAACATTCTCCACTTCTAATGCATTCATTGACATTCTAGCGCAATTTTGAGATTATGCAGGTTTTGATACCACTTGTCTAGGTATGTCTTTCCTTCTTGTTGTTCAGTTTGATTTATGCCTTCAAGAGGGCTTAGTACCAAAACCTGTGCACCTACTTCATTAGCTAATGTATTAGCAAGTCTAGGATCAACCAAATCCTCAGAAAATATTACTTTGACATCTTTGTCTTTTGCAATTTGGACTACCTTTTGAATATCCTGTGGTGGAACATCTGCTTCCGGTGCCATTCCACTTATCCAGACATCATGTACACCATATCTATTTGTAAAATAATGATATGCATTATGAAATGATACAAAAGTATCTTTTTTACAGTTTGATAATCCAGATTTTATGCTGTTATCCAGTGCAACTAACTTTGCAATGTATGCATTTGCATTATCCTCATAATATTTAGCATTTATAGGATCTGCTTTTTCCATAGCATTTTTTATATTTGTGACTTCTTGTTCTGCAAGTATTGGATCGTTCCACACATGTGGATCCATTCCTCCCTGAGCTAGAATTTGTTTGTCGTCTTCAGCAGAATCAGCTTTCAAGAGAGTGATACCTTCCGTAGCCTTGACAAATGTCATGTTTGAAAATTCTTCAGATGACATGAAATTTGAAATGTATGCTTCCATGCCAGCACCATTATAAATGAAAAGTTTTGTTCCTTTTAATTCTTGAATCTGTTGTATACTGGGTTCCCATTCATGTGGTTCAGTTCCAATTGGAAGAAAGCTGGAAACATCGGCCTTGTCACCTGCTACATTTTTTGTAAATTCATATAATGGAAAAAATGATGCTGCTACTTTGAGCTTTTCAGGTGTTTGTATATTCAGTGCTGAGTTTTGTGTTGTTGATTGCAGAAGACTGGCATTCATTGATACAGCTATAATTGCAATTATGACAGACGCAATTATCCCGCCAATTATTACTGCACTCTTGCCTGACTTCATACAAAATCATAAATATTATTAACTTATAATCTTTTTTATATTAAAAATAACTACATATTCTCATAAAACTTAATAATTTATTCATAATAACTTTATATATAATTATTAATTAAAAATTTACATGGGAATTATCAGCATATCACTAAATGATAATATCTTGAAAGAGATGGATCAACTCCAAAAAGAGTTTGGATTTACTGGAAGATCTGAATTGATAAGAGCCGGAATAAGGATGCTTCTAACAGACAAAATAGACAAAGAAAAACAGACAGGTGATATTGGTTGTATTCTTACAGTTACACATGAGGAAGACGATGAAGAGTCTGTAACCAAAATAAAACACAGATTTGAAAACATAATTCAGACACATCTTCATTGTAAGATAAGAAACGATAAGTGTTTAGAATTGTTCATACTCAACGGTAAAGCAACAAAGGTTAATGAAATGTCACGAGAGTTCCAAGCAAGTGACAAGATGGAACATGTGAAATTAACTATTACCTGATTCCAATTCAGAAATTTAATTAATTTCATGAGGATTTCGAAATAGTTTTATGCCAATTGTAACTGTCCTTAGATCTTTTATTTTGAGTTATAAAAAATCTGTAGATATATTTTACATTGATCTCTCACTGGGAATTAGTCTGATAAACTTCCCTAGGTTTAATTCTTTGATAAATGAACCTAACAAACAAATAAAAAATAAACACTTCGCTTGTTATGAAAAAGCTTACCGGATATGGCTCATAAAATGAAATAAAGAGACCCAGCCACGTTGCCATTAGAGCAATAACTATAGAAATTATTATAACTCGCTGTGGTCGTTTTGCTAATCGTTGAGCAGTTGCCGCTGGCGTGACCATTAATGAAAAAATAAGAAGGACACCTACCACCTGAACAGCGATCGATGCTGCAATTGCAACCAAAAGCATGAAAACTATGCCAAGCAAAAGAACAGGCATTCCTTTTGCTTCTGCCACTTCCTCATCAAGTGATGCGAATAAAAGCGGTCGATATACAACCGCAATTGCAGCTAAAATTATCGAACCAGCAACAAGTGTTAGAAAGGCATCACTGCTACTAATGCCCAATATTTCTCCAAACAAGATAGAATATGCCTCAGTCGCATAACCAGTATAGAGGCTGATGAATAATACGCCCATGCCTAACATGAATGCAAGAACTATACCGATCTGAGTGTCACGATGGGCAGCACGAGGACCAAGTATGGCCATCACAAAACCGCTGGCACTTGTAGACAACAGAAGACCAAAAACAGGTCTGATTCCAAATAATACGGCTCCTGCTGCACCGGCAAAACCAATGTGAGCAAGTGCATGGGCTGCAAACGATGAACGACGTAACACAACAAAGTAACCGACAATGCCTGCTATGATTGCGACTATTGTTCCTGCTTCAAATGCATGTTGCATAAACTCGAACTGAAACATTTGTTGCAGGTCAGCAAGTAAATTAATGCTAAAGGTAGCACTATTCATGACCATGGCTGTCCTCAATACCTATAATCGCAATATTGCCCTTGGAATCATTCAGTACTTCAATTGGAACCCCGTACAAAGCTGTAAGAGACTCTGACGTCAAAACTTCTTTCGGTTTTCCGGTTGCCAGCTTGCCATTGGCAATATACACCACTTTATCGAGAAATGGTAAAAGAGGATTAATGTTATGAGCTATCAGTAATGCTGTTACATTACGCGATCTAACCACGTTATTGACAAGCTGCAACAATTCTTTCTCGCGCCTCATGTCAAGATTCGACAATGGTTCATCAAGCAATAATATATCAGGATTGCTTACTAATGCCTCTGCTAGAAATATCCTCTGTAGTTCTCCACCTGACAATGTACTGAGGGAACGATGTGCCAACTCTCTCGCTCCAACAGCTTCCAGCGCATCAAAAGCAGCTTTGCGGTCTTTTTGGGAAAAAAGGTTAAAACCCCACTGCTTGCCGGAAAAACCTAGTCGCACTAATTCGAGAGATTCAATATTAGTTTCGCTGTCAATTGTGTGACGCTGGGGCACATAACCAATCTGTGTATTTCCACGCTTAGGAGGGGCATTGAATATTTTGATAGTGCCGTTAACTGGTTGCTGTAATCCGAGTAGTAAACGAAATAGAGTTGTCTTACCTGCTCCGTTAGGACCAATAATTGCCACAAACTCACCGCGATCAATGTCAAAACTGGCGTCACTCCAGACGGTCTTATCTTGATAACCAGCTACTGCATGTTCAGCTGTAATGATCTTGGAATGTGATGTGCTCATCCGTCATTTTCCAAGGGCTTGTGCATTAAGTGCGTTTTGAAGAGAGAGCAATTCTCCATTCATCCAATCTTGGAATGTAACATCTGATGGCTGTATTGTTTCTGTTACACCAACAATCGGAATACCTTCTTTAGCGGCAAGTGCCTTGATACTTTGCGTGAGCGGTGTTACGGTTTGTTCATTGTAGACCAACACGGTCACATTTCCACCCTGGCCTTGAAGCAGCTGCTGAAATTGTACAACACTCTGTGCCGGCGGATCGTTTCCTTCAGCAACAGCTTTCATAAATTCAGGAGGAGATACGAGGTCAAGACCCGCAGCGTTTGCAAGATACTCAAAGATGTTCTCTGTAGATGCTACTTGTGTACCATGGAATTGCTGCTTGATCTCGTTGATTCTATTGTTATAGTGTCCAAGTGATGCATTCAAGTTAGCATACTGCTGTGTATAATATGCGGCATTTGTTGGATCGATAGAAACAAGATCTGAGTACATCTTATTCAGAGTTTCATTCACATAAGTAGGACCATACCAAAAATGTGGATTATCGCCCTGTTTTTTTCCAAGAAGATCTGCAACGTTCAAAACTTTTTGATTTGGATTATTACTTGCCGAAATAATTTTTAGAGCCCAGTCATCATATCCGGCTCCGTTGACAATGACAAAATCAGCAGTTGAAATTGCTCTTGCATTAGCGGCGTTGCTTGAGTATTCATGAGGATCAGCATTAGGATCTGAAACAATGCTCAACACTTGGACATGTGTTCCGCCAAGCTGAGATATTAAACTGCCCCAAAAATTTTCAGCTGCAACTATTTGTATCGTTGATGTTGAACTCGGACTGACAGGTGGTATTGTACTTTGCGTGTTTTGTTGTTGGAAAATATTAGTACTTGTCAAAACAACAGCAGCTATAAGGATTGCAGCTGCAATTACCCCACCTATTACTCCTATTTTTTGTCCAGATTTCACTTTAGAGGATAGTATGTTATTAACATATAATCATTTTGTTATTAAAATTAAATCAATAAATTGTTATGATTTAATAATTTAAGCATATTATCTTTATATACAATTAATAATTATCAGGAATTAGTCAGTCTAATTGTAAAATGCCTAAAATATGTACATCAACATATTCGAGGATAGTAATCAGGGTCTTTTATAAAAAATGAATAAAAATAAAAAAACATACATTATTTTTTTACATGATAAAGCAGTACATTTCACAAGCATCGGAAATCACAAAAAAGCGATTCAACAATATAATAAAATTCTAAAAATAGACCCAAATGATTTTGAATCTCTAGTTAACAAAGCAACTACATTATCTGAATTAGGAAAATTTCAAGATGCCTTAAAATATTATGACATGGCAGAAAAAATAAATCCTTGCGACTTTGATGTTCTTTACAACAAAGCAACAACTTTGTATGATGCTGGAATTTACCTTGATGCTATTTCATACTTTAACAAGGCATTAAAAGTAAAACCCCAAAGCATAGTAGCTCTATGCAACAAGGCTAATGCATTAACTGCACTCGGAAAACATGATGAGTCTATAAATACATACGATAAGGCCTTGAGAATTTCTCCAGATGATCCAATAATTCTAAACAATAAAGGAATTGTATACGCTGGACAAAAAAATCACAAAAAAGCCATTTTCTGTTTTGACAAAGCATCTAGGATAAAACCTAATGATGTTGATTCGCTTTGCAATAAAGGAAATTCCTTATCAGAATTACAGAAATATCGAGAAGCAACCGACTGTTTTAAAAAAGCTCTTAAAATCAATCCTGAAGATTTTGATGCATCTATGCGATTAGGAATGACTCTTAATGAAATAAACAAGCCAAAAAAAGCCATACCTTATTTTAACAAAGTTCTAAAACATGATCCAAAGAATACAGATGTTATCATAAACAAGGGAATTTCTTATCACATTTTAGGCAGATACATAAAGGCACTTGAATATTTTGACAAGGCATTAAAATATGATAATCATGATGCAAATGCACTTTATCACAAAGCCCGTAGCCTTGCAATACAGGAAAATGATAAAGAAACATTAGATGTTTTAAAATTAGCATTTGACGAATATGAGAAACATCATGAACATAATGACAAAGAAGAAGAAATTTTTAAAGATCGAGTCAGAAAGGACAAATCATTTCTTAGGCTATTCAACAACACTACATTTCAAAAACTTGTCAAATAATTATCTGCAAAATTGTACTGCTATTTTGTATTTTGTAATATTATATTGGAGATAAGTTAAAGTTTCTTGATGCAATGTAAAAAAAATTATATTATTGATTTAAGATTTTCACAAAATCTGCTATAGATTTATGATATGAAAATTCCTCTAGTTGTTTGTTGATTTTTTCTACAATAACATTATGAGCATTACCATACAAATCCTTTAGTATTTCACTAAGGTATTCAGGATGATCAAAGCAATCTGGAAGATAACATTGATATTTTTTATGTAGATCATGAACAACCTTATCATATGTTTCTTTTCCAATTTCAAGCAAGGTTGTTTCTATAACAAGACTGACTAATGCCTTTTTTACTAGATCATTATCATATGTCAACTTCTAATACAACCCATTGTCAATTTTTGACCTGTTAAAGTTTACTTGTAACATATTTCCTTAAATTTTAATGAATTAAAATCCATTTTCATTTAAAATAAGGGCAAGAAGTGCAGCACGTGTATCTTTACCATATTCAGCCTGTTTGAAGTATTTTGCTTGTTTTGTAGAATCCAAATCATGTGAAATCTCATCTAGACGTGGTAATGGATGCATTATTATGACATCGTCTTTCATTTTCTTTAACATATCAGGCACAATCTTGTAGCTACCCTTAACTTTGGCATATTCTTCAGCATCAGCAAATCTTTCTTTTTGTATTCTTGTAACATAAAGAACATCAAATTCATCTAGATTTTCTTCTAGATCTGTTGATTCTTTGTAAGGCAATCGTTTTTTAATTTCATAAGTAGAATCAGCACGAATTTTTAATGCTGTTGGGGAAATAAGATGTACATCAACTTTGTAGTTACCAAGTGCATAGAGTAATGAATATACTGTTCTGCCATATTTTAGATCGCCAACAATTCCTATTTTCAGACCGTCAATTCGTTTTTTCTCTTTCCAAATTGTATAAAGATCCAATATTGCTTGAGTAGGATGTTCTTCTGTTCCACTTCCTGCGTTTATCATTGGTTTTTCTGAAACTTCTGCTGCAAACCTACTAGATCCATCAAGCTGATGTCGCAGTACAAGAACATCAGAATAAAGTGACATTATCTTTACAGTATCAGCAAGGCTCTCACCTTTCTTGGTGGAAGAAGATGAAGCATCAGCTATGCCTATTGATGTACCACCTAATGATGCCATTGCAGCTTCAAAGCTTAATCTAGTTCTGGTACTTGGTTCAAAGAAAAGATATCCCAAGGTTTTTCCTCTAGCAAGTTCGCGACGCTCACTTGGATTCATTTTAATTATTTTATCAGTAGCATCAAAGATTGTCTCAAATTTTTTCTTGTCAAAATCACGGATTGAGACAATATCTTTTTGGAAAAAAGAATTGCTCATTCTCGTTCAATAATATATATGAGTACTATACAAAGTATTCCAATGTCAGAGTCTGATCTTATAGTAAGACGAATCAAGAATGGTACTGTAATTGATCACATTGAGGCAGGAAAGGGTCTCAAAGTTCTAAATGCACTTGAGATAGATGGAAAGGACGGCAATGTCATTACACTAGCACTAAATGTTCCTAGCTCAAAGGTTGCAAAAAAAGACATCATAAAAGTTGAGAATAGATTTCTAAAAGATGGTGATACCAACAAGCTTGCACTGATTGCACCAAAAGCTACTGTAAATATCATCAAAGACTACAAACTGGTCGAAAAAAGGCGAGTAACTCTTCCAAATGAGATTGAGCGAATATTCAGATGTTCAAATCCAGATTGTATAACAAATAGTGGCGAAGACATTGAGCCTATAATGGATGTAGTTGATAAAACTGGTCTTGTTCTTAGATGCAGATATTGCACAAGAACTCTAGATGTAAACGAATTAAAATATTATTAATTAATTCAAAATATAGAATTATTTTTTGACTTTGGTTTTTTCTTTTATTTCTAATTCGTATTGATCATAAGTAAACTTGCGAGTAGTTCCAAATGGTCTAAATGCTCTACCGTTTCCATGATAAAATTTGGAGAAAAATTCCACATAAACTAATCTTGCTCCCTGAATGCCAGGCTCAAAAACTCCAATTATTATATTGAATATGTGACCAATAAAGAGAATCATTGTTCCAAGAACAATAAACGGTATTGAGTGATGTAGTGTTTTTATGAAAATGAAATCAATTACATCAGCTAGTATTACTGAAGCTAGTAAAATTCCAACAATTCTTGTGTAAGAAAGTATGTGACTGACTATGGACGGTAACTCCATAATAGCTCTTGGACCTTCTCCAACAAACATTAAACCAATTCCACCCAAAAGTAATCCTACGTAACCAATTCCCTCTACATGGTGAATTGGATTGATGTGTCCATGATGCATTAATGCCAATCCTGTCATCACAACACCCCAGCCAAATACCAACCAGCCAACTTTACCAATGGCATGTTTCTTTTCACCCTCTCTTAGACTATTGAGAATTCCAAGAATTAGGCCAAATGTCACCATGCCTAGACCGATATATCCACTGATTAGCAAAAGTCTACGTAATCCTATAATTGGATTAAAGATTGCCCCACTGGCAGGAAGAATTTGCATACCAAGTGCCGTATTTATATAATTAAACAGATAGCCATTGAGATGAAATCCAAAGTACAAATTGAATGTGAATCCTAAAATAATTCCAATAATAGCACCCGGAGTCATTGCCTTTGCCAATTTGACCATCTGTCTGGGTTTCAATATAGTAAGTGCAAACTTTCTCAAAGGCTTTGGCATGATGTTAAGATTACGTTTTCCACCCTCTACTCTTCTGATTACCCATCTGCAAACAAGGAGGATAAAAAGACAATAGCCTGCATCCCCTACCATCATGCCATAAAAAACCGGAAATATAAGACCGAAAATTAACGTAGGATCAAATTCTTTGCCTTGCGGTAAAGAATAGAATCTAATAAAAGCTTCAAACAACTTGAATCTTTTTGGATTTGCAAATAGTGTTGGTGGATTTGCTTCAGTCTCTAATTCATAAACAATTGTTCCTATGGCATGTTTGTCTAGATTAGCTTTAACTGATTCTAGTTTTGATTTTGGAATCCATCCTTCTAGAGCAAAAGATTCAGATGTTACTCCTAGATTGTCAATGACTTCAAGTTTTCTGTTTTCTATTTCAAGTTGCTCTTCTATACAGACAATATTTGCATAGTGTTCTTTTGAAATCTCGCCTAGTTGTATATCAATTTCTTTTAATTTTTGATTCAATTCATTGAGAACAGTTCCTAATGATTGTTTTAATTGAACCGCTGTTCCATTGAGTTTTGGTACAGCTTCAAGTTTGACATTATACTCTTGAACAGCAGTAGCAAGGGCATGAGGAGGAAAGTTAGGAAATGTAATAAGAACAATGCGGGTAATTTCTTTTTCTTCTTTAGAATAAAGAAAAACATCTAGATTATTTGCTTCTAATGCTTTCTTAAAAGATGGAAATTGTTTTGAATCTAAACGACCAAAGTAAGAGTGTCCTAATACTAACTGGAGCACATTGAAATCTTCTGGGAAAAATGAAAACTCTTCAACAAGTTTCCTGTTATTTTCAGTCTCATTTATCTTAGTTAGGAGATTTTCTTTTTCTCTTTCTAGTGAAGCTATTTTGGAATCTAAATCGATTGATTTTGCCGCTTGCATCAAGTTGTCAATTGTTGGAAAACGTTGACAACTTGAAACTGGATTAGGAGGTAGAATTGTTTTGAATGCTTTAACTCTAAGGAGTTGATCTGAGACTTGTCTGTAAAGGTCATTATCACGTTCATTTTTGAGCATAGAAGCTACGTCTTTAGATAATGGTTCCAATTGTACTATGCCCATATCATGTAAAACAGAAATTACAACTTGTCTATCTTTTCTTAAACCAAGTACTGCCATCATAGTCATTGGGACAGGCTTGAGTACCATTATTCTACACCTTTTAATAAAATATCTAGAATTCCATGAATAGTTTTTTCGTCTATTTGTGATGATATGGTTTTTGATTTTATTTTTGCTTCTTCAATAATTTTTTTTACTTCAATTTCAGCATTTTTTCTTGCTTGATCAATACTTGTTTCAACTAATTTTTCTCCTTGTACCTTTGCTGCTGCAATAGCCTTGTCAGCATCAATTTGAAAAGATTTGATATCTTCTGCTACTTTTTTCTTAAAATTTTGAACTTCTGCCCATGCTTTTTCTTCGCCTTCCTTAATTTGTTTAAGAGAATGAACGTATTTTTCTTGAGTTGACATGTTATACTCCTAAGAAATGCTTTCCTGCATACAGTACTATAGTAATTGTTCCAAGGATATTTCCAATTTTAAATGCCCTCATAATCAAATAGAATTTTCTTTGTTGTGGATTTGCAAAATTAACTGGCAAGTATTTCTTTCTCCCTTTGAATATTTTCTTGTTCTCTTTCACCCATCTTGCGTTTTACTGTCTTTAACATGATGAATGTATCACGTTCCATCTCAGCTAGTCTGAATATGATGAATTTAACAGCACCCTGCAATCTTGGAATGAAAACGTTTTCTATTGCATTAGATTTTCGTTTTGTCTTTTCAATCTCATATAGAAGCTTTCGTAATGTGGTTTCTTTTTCTGCAACGTCAAGCACCATTTTGTGAACATTTTGAAATGCCTTTATTGCTTCATTAATTGAAGGAGGAAGTTCCAATATATGCTCAATGATGGCAGTATTACTTTTTCCACCTTGTAATTTTGGTATACTAACTCCCATTACATTTTTTACTTGAATTTGCAATTTACTTATTTGTGGAATCTTCATTGCTTCATTTTCTAGTCTCATCGTGCCTGCAAGCATCTCTGCTAATCTGATACTTTGGTAGCCTTTTACCAATTCAGATTGTAAACCACTTCTTAAGGCAGCAGCAGTTTTGCTTGCATTAAAAAATTCCAGAATTAATGCTTGACGTTTTAGTTTCAGTAACTTTAATCCTTTTTTAGCAACAACAATTCTTCGCTTGGTACGAATGTATTCAAGACGAGTTGGACGAATGTTAATTACTGATGGCAAAGTCTATGCACCACCCTTTGTGGTTCTTTTCCCGTACTTTGCAATAAATTCTGGTTTAATACGATTCATTTCTGAGTCAGATAGTTCGCTAAGTAATTCCCAGCCGATGTCTAGAGTTTGTTCAATTGAACGGTTTTCATCCATTCCTTGATTGACAAATTTTCTCTCAAAGTTGTTAGCAACCTTTAGGAATTTCTTATCTAAATCACTTAGAGCTTCCTCACCAACTATAGCTGCAAGCGATCTTGCATCTTTACCTTGTGCATATGCTGCATAAAGTTGGTCTGCTAGACCTCGATGATCTTCTCTTGTATTTCCTTTTCCAATACCTTGATTCATCAAACGTGAAAGACTTGTTAAGACATCTACTGGTGGATGAATGTCTGCCCTATGCAAATCTCTACTCATTACTATCTGACCTTCCGTAATGTAACCAGTAAGATCTGGTATAGGATGTGTAATATCATCAGCTGGCATCGTAAGTATAGGAATTTGTGTTACGGAACCATGTCGTCCCTTTATCTTTCCAGCTCTTTCATAAAGAGAGGATAGGTCCGTATACATGTATCCTGGATATCCTCTTCTTCCTGGAACTTCTTCACGTGCTGCAGCAATTTCTCTTAATGCTTCACAATAGTTTGTCATATCGGTAATAATTACAAGAACATGCATGTCTCGCTCATAAGCAAGAAATTCTGCTGTTGTTAAAGCAAGTCTAGGAGTAAGTATACGTTCCATCGAAGGATCAGATGACAGATTCAAAAACAGTGCAGTTCTTCCAAGAGCTCCACTTTCTTCAAATTGTTTTATGAAAAAATTTGATTCTTCACTTGTAATTCCTATTGCAGCAAACACAACGGAAAAGTTTTCAGAACCACCAAGAACTTTGGCCTGTCTTGCAATCTGTGCAGCAAGTAAATTATGTGGAAGACCAGAGCCAGAAAATATTGGAAGCTTTTGACCTCTTACAAGAGTATTCATTCCATCAATGTTTGACATTCCTGTTTGGATGAATTCTGAAGGTTCCTCCCTGGCGTATGGGTTGATACCAGAACCTACAAGATCAACTTTTTGTTTAGATACTATTTTTGGTCCATTATCTCTAGGATTTCCTAATCCATCAAATACTCTTCCAAGCATTTCATCAGAAACTGACATCATAGCAGTCTCACCAGTGAATTTTGTTGAAGTTCCAGATGTGGTCATGCCAAGTGTTGGACCAAAGACCTGAACCACAGCCAAACCTTGTCTAGTATCAAGGACTTGTCCTTGTCGTCGCTCACCGTTGGGAAGTTTTATCTCAACCATTTCGCCATAAGCTGCATTATCTACGCCTTCTACAAATATCAGTGGACCTGCAATTTTTGATAGTGTCTTGAATGCTACACCAGACATCTATGTAGTCACCTCAATCATTAGAGTATTGAATTCTTTTTCCATAGTAGTCATTGTATTCTTAACCAGCTGTTCTACTTCATCTTCTTTAGTCCATTTTATTCTTGAAATCATTTTTCTTGATTCTAGCGCACCAATCTTTGATGATGTTGCACCTTTCTTTATTGCATCACTTTCTTTTCTACCAAAATCTAAAATTGTTCTAAGTAAAAGATATTGTTTTTTAATTGATGTATAAGTATCGACTTCATCATAAGCACTTTGTTGTAGATAATCTTCTCTAATGGATCGTGCAGTATCCAAAACTCCTTTTTCTGGTTCTGGTAATGCATCATAGCCTACTAATTGAACAATTTCTTGTAATTCTGATTCTCTTTGTAAAGTTTCTAGGGCTTCTTTTCTTAGTGCAACCCAATCTACTGCAACATTA
Coding sequences within it:
- a CDS encoding V-type ATP synthase subunit D, producing the protein MPSVINIRPTRLEYIRTKRRIVVAKKGLKLLKLKRQALILEFFNASKTAAALRSGLQSELVKGYQSIRLAEMLAGTMRLENEAMKIPQISKLQIQVKNVMGVSIPKLQGGKSNTAIIEHILELPPSINEAIKAFQNVHKMVLDVAEKETTLRKLLYEIEKTKRKSNAIENVFIPRLQGAVKFIIFRLAEMERDTFIMLKTVKRKMGEREQENIQREKEILAS
- a CDS encoding V-type ATP synthase subunit B; its protein translation is MSGVAFKTLSKIAGPLIFVEGVDNAAYGEMVEIKLPNGERRQGQVLDTRQGLAVVQVFGPTLGMTTSGTSTKFTGETAMMSVSDEMLGRVFDGLGNPRDNGPKIVSKQKVDLVGSGINPYAREEPSEFIQTGMSNIDGMNTLVRGQKLPIFSGSGLPHNLLAAQIARQAKVLGGSENFSVVFAAIGITSEESNFFIKQFEESGALGRTALFLNLSSDPSMERILTPRLALTTAEFLAYERDMHVLVIITDMTNYCEALREIAAAREEVPGRRGYPGYMYTDLSSLYERAGKIKGRHGSVTQIPILTMPADDITHPIPDLTGYITEGQIVMSRDLHRADIHPPVDVLTSLSRLMNQGIGKGNTREDHRGLADQLYAAYAQGKDARSLAAIVGEEALSDLDKKFLKVANNFERKFVNQGMDENRSIEQTLDIGWELLSELSDSEMNRIKPEFIAKYGKRTTKGGA